Genomic window (Streptomyces yatensis):
GTGCCCACTCGGCCTCGCCCGAGGTGCGGTCGTGCTGGACGCTGACCTGGCCGGTCTGCTGGGCGAGGTAGGGGGAGACGGGGTAGAGGGCGGGGGTCACGGAGGGCGCGGGCACGCCCAGCTCGGCGAGCTCGGCGACATGGGCGGCCACATCGTCCTGGCTGCGTCCCGCGTAGCCCGCGTTGAGCACCTGGACGACCTCCACGTGGTGGAGGGAGCCATCGGGCAGTTCGAAGGTGAGCGAGGACCGGGCGGGCTGTGCGGGCTGCGTCGTCATGGGCTGGGCTCTCCAAGGCACGGTGGGGCGATGTGCTGTTTCCGCGGTTGTGCGGTGGTGCGCGAGCTGCGCTGACCGCGCTTTCCGCGATTTCGAAGCGGTTAACTTCCCCCGGAGGGGTTGCGCATACGCTTGGTATACAACAAGTATGCCGGAAGGTCGACCCACGCACACCCCCCGACCATCTCATCGCACCACCCGCCCAAACGCCACGTACCATCACGTAAGCCTCACGCACCACCTCGAGGACGGAACATGCAGCCCACCGCATCGAGCGCACCGCCCCGGGCCGACCGGTCCGGGGTCCGCCGCGCCTTCGTCGCCAGCCTCACCGGCACCGCCCTGGAGTGGTACGACTTCGCCGTCTACTCCGCCGCCGCGGCCCTGGTCTTCGGCGACCTCTTCTTCCCCTCCAAGGACCCCTTCACCGGCACCCTGCTGGCGTTCTCCACCTACGCCGTCGGCTATGTGTCCCGGCCGCTGGGCGGCTTCGTCTTCGGCCGGCTCGGCGATGTCATCGGCCGCAAGAAGGTGCTCATCGCGACGCTCGTGCTCATCGGCGCCGCCACGCTGCTGATCGGGCTGCTGCCCACCTATGCCACGGTCGGTGTCGCGGCCCCCGCCGCACTGGTGCTGCTGCGCTTCGCACAGGGCGTCGGCGTCGGCGGTGAGTGGGGCGGTGCGGTGCTGCTGTCCAGCGAGTTCGGCGATCCGAAGCGGCGCGGCTTCTACGCCTCCGCCGCGCAGGTCGGCCCGCCGGCGGGCAATCTGCTGGCCAACGGCGTCCTGGCCGCGCTGGGCGCGATGCTGACGGAGGACCAGTTCATCAGCTGGGGCTGGCGGGTGGCGTTCCTGCTCTCCGGTGCCCTGGTGGGATTCGGCCTGTGGGTCCGCGCCAAGCTGGAGGAAACCCCGGTCTTCAAGGCGATGGAGGCCGCGCAGGACCGGCCGGAGGCACCGGTGCGCGAGGTGTTCACCACCCAGCCGAGGGCGCTGATCGCCGCGATCCTCTGCCGGGTCGCCCCCGATGTGCTGTACGCGATGTTCACCGTCTTCGTGCTCACCTACGCCACCGAGGAACTCGACATGTCACGCGGCTCGGCGCTCACCGCCGTGCTGATCGGCTCCTCGCTGCAGATCGTGCTCATCCCGCTGGCCGGGGCGCTCTCGGACCGCGTCAACCGGCGGTGGCTGTACGGGGGCGCCGCCGTCGCCGCCGGTGTCTGGCCGTTTGTGTTCTTCCCCCTGGTCGCGGATGGCAGTTGGGCGCTGCTCACCCTCGGGGTCGTCGGCGCGCTGATGATCCACTCGCTGATGTACGGGCCGCAGGCGGCCTTCGTCGCCGAGCAGTTCTCCCCGCGGCTGCGCTACACCGGCTCCTCGCTCGCCTACACCCTCGCCGGGATCATCGGCGGCGCGGTCGCGCCACTGCTCTTCACCACGCTGCTCGGGGTCTACCACGCCTGGGTGCCGCTGGCCATCTACATCGCGGTCACCGCAGCGGTCACGGTGGCGGGTCTCTGGCTGGGCCGGGACCCCTCCTCCGCGCAGGAGGAGGAGCCGGAGCCGCTCCCCGTCGGCCACACCACCTCCACCTCGGTGTCCTGACCCCTTCCGTCCCCGTCCCGTCCCGGCCCTGCACCCAGTTCCGGCTCTCGGCTCCCTGCTCCCCGCTCCCTGCTCCGCGGAGCTGTAAAGCGAGCCGCGCCGGGGAAGGGGCGGGATGGGATCACCTACGCGGGACGGGACCGCGTACCCCGGCAGCCCGCTCGCACTCCGACCCTCCCGACCCTCCCGACCAGGAAAAGAGGCAGCACCCGCCATGCCCCTCCGCATCGCACTGAGCCAGCTCACCACGGGCCCGGACCCGGTCTCGAACCTCGCCCTTCTGCGCCAGGAGACACAGCGGGCGGCGGAGGCCGGGGCGCGTCTGGTCGTCTTCCCGGAGGCGGCCATGGCCTGCTTCGGCACCCGGCTCGGCCCGATCGCCGAGCCGCTGGACGGGCCCTGGGCCACCGAGGTCCGGCAGATCGCCAAGGACGCCGGGCTGGTGGTCGTGGCCGGGATGTTCACCCCGGCGCCCGACGGCCGGGTGACCAACACCCTGCTGGCCACCGGCCCGGGGGTGGAGACCTCCTACGACAAGATCCATCTCTATGACGCCTTCGGCTTCGCCGAGTCCAAGACCGTGGCCCCGGGCTCCGAGGTGGTGACCTTCGATCTCGACGGCGCCCGGATCGGCCTGGCCACCTGCTACGACGTGCGGTTCCCCGAGCTCTTCCGGGCCCACGCCGACGCGGGCGCGGTGCTCTCCGTGCTGCCCGCCTCCTGGGGCGCGGGGCCCGGCAAGCGCGAGCAGTGGGAGCTGCTGACCCGGGCGCGGGCGCTCGACGCCACCGTATGGCTGGCCGCCGTGGGCCAGGCCGATCCGGCGGCGTCCGGTGTGACGGCCGCGGGCTCCGCCCCCACCGGTATCGGCCACAGCGCCCTGATCGGCCCCGACGGCACCGTACGGGAGCGGCTGGACGCCGGACCGGGGCTGCTGGTGGGGGACGTGGACACCGAGGAGGTCACGGCGGTGCGCCGCACGGTGTCCGTCCTGGCCAACCGCAGGCTGGGCGTCAACCCATGAGCGGCGCCCCCGAGGCCGAAGGGCCCAAACCGGAGCTGGAATTCCATCTGCCCGCCGGGCCCTGGCAGCGGCCGCCGGGCGCGGGCGCGGGGGTCAGCGAACAGATCCTGGCCGCGGACGGGAGCGGCTCCCACACCACCGCCCTGGTGCGCTGGGAGCCGGGGACGGACACCTCCCCGTCCGGGGTCGCCCGCCACGACGGCTGGGAGGAGGTCTATCTCCTCGAAGGCAGCATGCACGACCTGACCCTGGGGAGGACCTTCTCGCGCGGCTTCTACGCCTGCCGGCCCCCGGGGATGCCGCATGGCCCCTGGGCCTCCGAGGAGGGCGTCACCATGCTGGTGATCACCTATCCGGCGGCGGCCGCCGAGCGGTGACGTACCGGTCCGGCCGCCGGGCGCCGGCTCGTGCCGTCCGGGCGCCGGGTGGTACTCACCCGCGTCCGGCCGCCGGGCGGTGAGTCGCCCCCACGTCCGGCCCGCGTCCGGCCGCCGGGCGCCGGCTCACCCGGTGAGCAGCACCTTCAGCGTCGACTCCAGATGGGCGCTGATCGCCGTGCGGGCCGCCTCCCTGTCACCGGAGGCCACCGCGTCCAGGATCGCCCGGTGCTCGCCGAGCACCTCCTCCTGGCGGCCGGTCTGGTTGTACAGGGCCACCACTCCGGCCCGGATCTGGCGGCTGCGCAGCCCGTCGTAGTGCCGGTTGAGGAGCTCATTGCCCACCGCGGCGACCATGGTCGCGTGGAAGAGATGGTCGATGGCGATGAACTCCTTGGCCTGGTCCGGCCCCATCAGCTCGCGCTGCCGGTCCAGCAGCTCCATCAGCTTCGCGACCGGCACCGTGCCCGCCTCGATGGTGTGCTCGGCGGCGTAGCGCTCGACGATGCCGCGCAGCTCCATCAGCTCGGTGATCTCCCGACCGGAGAGCGGGGCGATATGCGCACCCCGCTTGGGGACCAGCTGGACCAGGTCCTCGGCCGCCAGCAGGAGCAGGGCCTCACGGATCGGGGTCCGGGAGATGCCGATCCGGTCGGCGATCTCCTGCTCGGTGAGGAACCGGCCCTGCATGTCGGGATCGGTCAGCACGGTTTCCTTGAGGAACGCGTACGCCTTTTCTCGTCCGGACTGCGCTGGCACTGGGCCCCCATGCTGCTTCGCATACAACTCGTATACGAAAATTACCACGGACCGGTGGCCGGGTCGGGAATCCAGGAGCCGTGGATCCGCCGGAGGGCTCGGCACTCATCGCGCGTCCCCTTCGCCGTCCCGGCGGGCGCTCCGGTCCGCGACCAGGACCACCTTTCCGGTGACGGTGCCCGACTCGGCCAGCCGCATCGCCTCCGCGGCATCGGAGAGCGGGATCCGCGCCGCCACCAGCGCGGTGAACTCGCCGCTCGCCAGCAGCGCCAGCACCTGCCCCAGATCGGCGCGGATCCGCGCCTGGTAGGCGGCCAGGCGCCGCCGTCCGGCCCAGAGGTTGTAGAAGTGCGCCCCCCGTCCGTTGGGCAGCAGATTCCACAGGGCCAGCCGGGCGAACAGCTTGAGCACCGGGGCCCGGGACGATCCGGGGATGTCCCGGGTGGCCGCCGTGCCGTAGGAGACCAGCGTGCCGCCGCGGGCGAGCAGCCGGTAGGAGTCGACGATGCCCTCGCCGCCTATGTGGTCGAAGACCGCGTCGACCCCGCCGGGGGCCAGCGCGCGCACCCGGCCGGGGAGATCCGGATCGCGGTAGTCGAGGGGGGTGGCGCCGAGGGCGCGCACCGCGTCGTGATGGCGGGGTGAGGCGGTGCCGATGACCTTGACTCCCGCATGGCGGGCGAGCTGGACCAGGGTGGTGCCCACTCCGCCATCGGCCCCGTGCACCAGCACGGTCATCCCCGGGCGCACCTTGGCCACCCGGTGGAGCATCTGCCAGGCCGTGATCCCGTTGACCACCACCGTCTCGGCCTCCGCCGCGTCCACCCCCTCGGGGACCTCCACCAGATCGCCCGCGTCGACGGTGGTGTGGCTGGCCCAGCCGCCGATCTTCGTGAGCGCCGCGAACCGGCGGCCCCGCAGGGCCGGATCCACCCCCGGACCGGTCGAGACCACCGTGCCGACCAGGTCATAGCCGGGCACGAAGGGGAACGGCGGCTGGTCGTAGTACTTCCCGCGGCGCATCTGCTGCTCGGCGAAGGAGACCCCCGACGCCTCGACGGCCACCAGCGCCTGCCCGGGACCGGGCTCGGCCAGCGGGCGGGTGCGGAGCTGGAGCCCCTCCGGCTCGACCTGGCCAGGCAGAACGACTTCGGTGATCATGGCGGATCTCGCTTTCCTGTGAGGAGTTCTCGTTGTTGTGAGAGCTTCTAACCAAACAATGAACCTGTTACTCTCGAGGTGTCAAGTCCGACATCGATGACCCGTACGAGAGGCCCGTCCATGGCGACAGCACGGCGAGAGCGCTACCGCAAGCAGACCCGGGAGGAGGCCAAGGCCGTGGCCCTGGCCCAGCTCTCCGAGTCGGGCACGGCCGGCATCTCGGTGAACGCGATCGCGAAGGCGATGGGCATGACCGGCCCCGCGCTCTACCGCTATTTCGCGAGCCGGGACGAGCTGCTGACCGAGCTGATCACGGACACCTACCGCGATCTGGCCGAAACCCTCGCCCGGGCCGTCGCCGACGCCACCCCCGCCGACCGCTTCCGCGCCCTGGCCCTCGCCCTGCGCGAGTGGGCGAAGCGGCAGCCCGACCGCTATCTGCTCATCTACGGCACCCCGGTGCCCGGTTACCACGCGCCGCCGGAGACCACCGAGATCGCGGCCGGGCTGATGCGGACCATCCTCGACGCCTGCGCCACCGTCGGCGGTGCGGGCGCCGGCGCCGGTGAAGGCGGCGCCGGGGGGAGCGGCGCCGCGATGAGCGGCGGGCAGCCCCTCACCGAGCTCGAGGCCGCGCTGGCGCGCCATCTGGAGGGCGCGGGCCCCTGGGTGGCCGGGGAGGAGCCCGGTGGCGAGCTGAAGGGCCGTGCGCTGCGCACCTGGACCCGGCTCCACGGCGTGATCAGCCTTGATGTGCAAGGGCAGTTCACGGGCATGGGCTTCGATCCCTCGGTCCTCTTCGAGGCCGAGATCGACGCCCTGGTGCGGGGTGGCTGAGGTGCCCGGGTCCGAGCTGCCCACCCCGCGGGCCGGGCGCACACTGGAAGGACGGCGGAGCGCACGGGTGACCGGAGGCCGCGATGGAGCAGGGTGAGTTCGATGTGGTCGTGGAGATCCCGGAGGGGTCCCGCAACAAGTACGAGATGGACCATGACACCGGCCGCATCCGGCTGGACCGGATGCTCTTCACCTCGACGAAGTACCCGGCCGACTACGGCTTCGTCGACCGCACCCTCGGCCGGGACGGCGATCCGCTGGACGCCCTCGTCACCGTCGCCGAGCCGACCTTCCCCGGCTGTGTCATCCTCTGCCGCGCCATCGGCATGTACTGCATGCGCGACGAGCAGGGCCCGGACGAGAAGATCCTCTGCGTCCCGGCCCATGACCCGCGCTATGTCGGCGTCCAGGACATCGAGGACGTCCCCGAATTCGACCGTCGGGAGATCACCCACTTCTTCGAGGTCTACAAGGACCTCGAACCCGGCAAGTCCGTCGAGGGCTCCCACTGGGAGGGTCGTGACCGGGCCTACGCCGAAATAGCCGCCTCCCGCGCCCGCGCCGCCGAGAGCGGCTGGTTCCCGGGCCCCTGACCGGGCCCCTGTCAGGGCCCCGGACCGGGCCTCTGACCAGGACCAGAGCCAAGGGTGTCCCACGCAGCCCCCCGCGCTCAGGGCGTCTCCCCGCGTGGCGCCGGCACCCCCCGGTCGTTCTGCAGCTTCCACAGCTCCCGGAACAGCCCGCGGCACCCCGTCAGCTCCGCGAACGTGCCCTGCTGGATCACCCGCCCCCGCTCCAGCACGACGATCCGGTCCGCCACGGCGACGTTCGCCAGCCGGTGCGTGACCAGGACGACGGCGCGGTCCTCCGCCATCCGCCGCAGCCCGGCGAAGATCCGGTGCTCGGCGCGGGCGTCCAGCGCGCTGGTGGGCTCGTCCATCACCAGCAGCCCGGCGGGCCGGTGGAACGCGCGGGCCAGCGCGATGCGCTGCCACTGCCCGCCGGACAGCTCCACCCCGCCCCACCACTGCCGGGCGAGCAGGGTGTCCAGCCCGCTGCGCAGCCCGTCCACCACCTCATGCGCCCCCGAGTGGGCCGCCGCCTTCCGGACCGCCTCGTCCCCGCCGTGCGGCTGGCCCAGGGTGATGTTGTCGCGGGCGGACAGCGGCCAGTGCGCGTAGTCCTGTGGCACGACCGCCGTATGCCGCCACATCGCCTGCGGATCCAGCTCCGCCACGTCCACGCCGTCCCAGGTCACCGTGCCCCTGGTGGGCAGATAGAGCCCGGTCAGCAGCTTGCTCAGGGTGGTCTTGCCCGAGCCGTTCTCCCCGACCAGCGCGAGCACCTCGCCCCGCCGCACCTCGAGCGTGACATCGTCCAGGGCCGGGGCGTCGGACTCGGGATAGGCGTACGTCAGCCCCTCGGTCCTGATCACCCGCGGCACCGCCGGGACCCGGGCGCCGCGCCGCATCCGGTGCCCGCCCGCCTCCTCGATGAACTCCGCCCAGTCGTCCAGATACAGCCCCGTACGGAACAGCCGCGTCCCGTAGCCGACCATCCCCTGCAGCGAGGCGCCCACCGTCCGCAGCGCGAACACCGCCGTACCCGCCGACGCCACCGACATCTGCCCCGCGCCCAGCAGCAGCGCCAGCGACACCCACACCAGCCCGGATGCCAGCCCTCCCGCCAGCGCGCCCAGCACCGCGTAGCGCGCGCCCCGGTGGACCGCCGTGTCGGTGGCCGCGTCCACCCGCGCCCCGATGGCCCGGTACCGCTTCAGCAGGAACTCCGCCATGGTGCCGGAACGGAGCTGATCGGCGATGTCCTTGTCCACCATGTACCAGCGCAGCAGCCCGAGCGTGCGCCGGTCGGCGCTCATCGCACGACTGGTCTCGTAGTGCACCCGGGCCGCCTTCATACCCGCGATCCCCTGCGGCAGCGCGGTCAGCAGCAACAGCGGCAGCAGCGCCGGATGCAGCACGGTGACCACGCCCGCCGCCGCGATCAGCGACGAGAGACAGGCCATGAGCTGCTGCGACTCGGTGATCAGATCCTGCGCCACCTCGGCGCCCCGGTCCGCCGCGTCCCACTTGTCGTTGAACCCGGGGTTGTCGTACGCCGCCAGCTCGGCGTTGATCGCCGCGTCCAGCATCTGCGTCTCGGCCTCCCGGGAGATCCGCGGGGACAGCCGGCTGGAGATGTTGTTGACCGCGATCCCCAGCAGCGCCCGCAGCCCGGCCGCCCCCGCCAGCACCGCGATCGAGGGCAGCGCGTCCCGGAGCCGGTCGGTGATGTGGCCGGAGGAGATGAGCGCCGTGATCGTGCCCGTGGTGGCCAGCAGCCCGAACGCCTCGAAGAACCCCGACAGCGCCTGGCACACCAGCAGCGCCACCACCGCCGTCCGGTCCACCTTCCAGGCCAACGCCATGGAGCGGCGGACCAGTTGGGGCAGTCGGCGGGCCATGGCCCGGGTGGTGATGGGGTTCTTCTCCAAGGCGGTCAGCGCGGGCGGCCGGAACCGTAACTCCTCGCTGGGCCGCTCGGCCGGTTGTCGCGGCGGTTGTTCCGGCCGTTGTTCCGACGATTGCTCCGGTGGTTGCTTCGATGGCTGTTCCTGTGGCTGTTCCTGTGGCTGTTGTTCTGGTGGTTGTTCCGCCTGCTCCGTGGCTCGGGACGTCACAAATCCCCCCTGAGGGTGTGTTTTCCGTTCGGTGTGCCTCAGATTGCCGCAGACCGAGACGCGGGCGCCCGTGGTTTGCGGCGAGGTCCACCGATCGTGGAGCGGCCCCTGGCCTCAGGCGACTCCCTCACCTCACGCGCCGTCGGCAGACTCAGCAGACCTCTGTCGACCTCGGACGACCCCGGAAAACGGATGGAGCCGCGCCCCCTTCGCGTGCTTCGATGCGCCCCATGGTGTCCTTCGACCGGCTGCTCGCCTTCGCGGCCATGTCCCTTCTGCTCATCGTGATCCCCGGCCCCAGCGTGCTCTTCGTGGTCGGCCGGGCGCTGTCCCAGGGCCGCCGCGCGGCCCTGACCACGGTCATCGGCAATACGCTCGGGGCCTATGTGCTGGTCGTGGCCGTGGCGCTGGGCGTCGGATCCGTGGTGGAGCGCTCTGCCGTCGTCTTCACCGCGCTGAAGCTGGTGGGCGCCGCGTATCTGGTCCATCTGGGCGTCAAGGCGGTACGCCGGCGCCGCTCGCTGCAGGCCGCCTTCACCGGCGACGGCCCCACCCATGGGGGCCTGCGCACGCTGTGGGAGGGGTTCGCGGTCGGTGTGGCCAATCCCAAGACGACGGTGTTCTTCGCCGCCGTACTGCCCCAGTTCGCCGACCGCGACCAGGGGCATGTCACGCTGCAGATGCTGCTCCTCGGCCTGATCTTCAACGCCATCGCGCTGGTCTCCGACAGCGTCTGGGGCCTGGCCGCGGCCACCGCCCGCACCTGGTTCGCCCGCTCCCCACGACGCCTCGCCCTGGTCGGCGGCGTCGGCGGCCTCTCCATGATCGGCCTCGGCGTCACCGTCGCCGCGACCGGCCGCACGGACTAGCAACGCCCTCTGACCCGCACCGCCCTCCGCACGCCATGCGTGCGCGGGGAGTCGGGGAGACGGGGCGCGCGCCGTGCGCGGGGTGGGTGGTGCGCCGGGGGAGGGAGCGGGCGCTGCGCCATTCAGGGCAATTCGTCCCGTAATCTCTGGCGTTGGCGGTGTGTCGCGCGCCTACTGGTGCTACAGACCGGTGGGTTCCCCATCTGCCGGGGGACGGCGACGCGGGGATGACCCCGTATGGATCGCCATAAGTACACACCCCCTAGCCTCCGATGCGCCGCCGCGCGCGCTCGCAGTCGCGCGTGGCGAGTAACGGCCCACCATTCCACCCCCTTGGAGGGCCCGTCATGGCTTCACCCACTGTCACCCTGGTCACGGCGTCACCCAACCCCGCGGTCTCCGGGCAGTCGGTCACGCTCACCGCCACCGTCATACCCCTCGGCGCCGGAACCCCCACCGGCACCGTCACCTTCGTGGTCAGCGGCGGCCCCACC
Coding sequences:
- a CDS encoding MFS transporter, which encodes MQPTASSAPPRADRSGVRRAFVASLTGTALEWYDFAVYSAAAALVFGDLFFPSKDPFTGTLLAFSTYAVGYVSRPLGGFVFGRLGDVIGRKKVLIATLVLIGAATLLIGLLPTYATVGVAAPAALVLLRFAQGVGVGGEWGGAVLLSSEFGDPKRRGFYASAAQVGPPAGNLLANGVLAALGAMLTEDQFISWGWRVAFLLSGALVGFGLWVRAKLEETPVFKAMEAAQDRPEAPVREVFTTQPRALIAAILCRVAPDVLYAMFTVFVLTYATEELDMSRGSALTAVLIGSSLQIVLIPLAGALSDRVNRRWLYGGAAVAAGVWPFVFFPLVADGSWALLTLGVVGALMIHSLMYGPQAAFVAEQFSPRLRYTGSSLAYTLAGIIGGAVAPLLFTTLLGVYHAWVPLAIYIAVTAAVTVAGLWLGRDPSSAQEEEPEPLPVGHTTSTSVS
- a CDS encoding carbon-nitrogen hydrolase family protein; translated protein: MPLRIALSQLTTGPDPVSNLALLRQETQRAAEAGARLVVFPEAAMACFGTRLGPIAEPLDGPWATEVRQIAKDAGLVVVAGMFTPAPDGRVTNTLLATGPGVETSYDKIHLYDAFGFAESKTVAPGSEVVTFDLDGARIGLATCYDVRFPELFRAHADAGAVLSVLPASWGAGPGKREQWELLTRARALDATVWLAAVGQADPAASGVTAAGSAPTGIGHSALIGPDGTVRERLDAGPGLLVGDVDTEEVTAVRRTVSVLANRRLGVNP
- a CDS encoding cupin domain-containing protein, which produces MSGAPEAEGPKPELEFHLPAGPWQRPPGAGAGVSEQILAADGSGSHTTALVRWEPGTDTSPSGVARHDGWEEVYLLEGSMHDLTLGRTFSRGFYACRPPGMPHGPWASEEGVTMLVITYPAAAAER
- a CDS encoding GntR family transcriptional regulator, whose translation is MPAQSGREKAYAFLKETVLTDPDMQGRFLTEQEIADRIGISRTPIREALLLLAAEDLVQLVPKRGAHIAPLSGREITELMELRGIVERYAAEHTIEAGTVPVAKLMELLDRQRELMGPDQAKEFIAIDHLFHATMVAAVGNELLNRHYDGLRSRQIRAGVVALYNQTGRQEEVLGEHRAILDAVASGDREAARTAISAHLESTLKVLLTG
- a CDS encoding medium chain dehydrogenase/reductase family protein, whose product is MITEVVLPGQVEPEGLQLRTRPLAEPGPGQALVAVEASGVSFAEQQMRRGKYYDQPPFPFVPGYDLVGTVVSTGPGVDPALRGRRFAALTKIGGWASHTTVDAGDLVEVPEGVDAAEAETVVVNGITAWQMLHRVAKVRPGMTVLVHGADGGVGTTLVQLARHAGVKVIGTASPRHHDAVRALGATPLDYRDPDLPGRVRALAPGGVDAVFDHIGGEGIVDSYRLLARGGTLVSYGTAATRDIPGSSRAPVLKLFARLALWNLLPNGRGAHFYNLWAGRRRLAAYQARIRADLGQVLALLASGEFTALVAARIPLSDAAEAMRLAESGTVTGKVVLVADRSARRDGEGDAR
- a CDS encoding TetR/AcrR family transcriptional regulator, encoding MATARRERYRKQTREEAKAVALAQLSESGTAGISVNAIAKAMGMTGPALYRYFASRDELLTELITDTYRDLAETLARAVADATPADRFRALALALREWAKRQPDRYLLIYGTPVPGYHAPPETTEIAAGLMRTILDACATVGGAGAGAGEGGAGGSGAAMSGGQPLTELEAALARHLEGAGPWVAGEEPGGELKGRALRTWTRLHGVISLDVQGQFTGMGFDPSVLFEAEIDALVRGG
- a CDS encoding inorganic diphosphatase, encoding MEQGEFDVVVEIPEGSRNKYEMDHDTGRIRLDRMLFTSTKYPADYGFVDRTLGRDGDPLDALVTVAEPTFPGCVILCRAIGMYCMRDEQGPDEKILCVPAHDPRYVGVQDIEDVPEFDRREITHFFEVYKDLEPGKSVEGSHWEGRDRAYAEIAASRARAAESGWFPGP
- a CDS encoding ABC transporter ATP-binding protein is translated as MARRLPQLVRRSMALAWKVDRTAVVALLVCQALSGFFEAFGLLATTGTITALISSGHITDRLRDALPSIAVLAGAAGLRALLGIAVNNISSRLSPRISREAETQMLDAAINAELAAYDNPGFNDKWDAADRGAEVAQDLITESQQLMACLSSLIAAAGVVTVLHPALLPLLLLTALPQGIAGMKAARVHYETSRAMSADRRTLGLLRWYMVDKDIADQLRSGTMAEFLLKRYRAIGARVDAATDTAVHRGARYAVLGALAGGLASGLVWVSLALLLGAGQMSVASAGTAVFALRTVGASLQGMVGYGTRLFRTGLYLDDWAEFIEEAGGHRMRRGARVPAVPRVIRTEGLTYAYPESDAPALDDVTLEVRRGEVLALVGENGSGKTTLSKLLTGLYLPTRGTVTWDGVDVAELDPQAMWRHTAVVPQDYAHWPLSARDNITLGQPHGGDEAVRKAAAHSGAHEVVDGLRSGLDTLLARQWWGGVELSGGQWQRIALARAFHRPAGLLVMDEPTSALDARAEHRIFAGLRRMAEDRAVVLVTHRLANVAVADRIVVLERGRVIQQGTFAELTGCRGLFRELWKLQNDRGVPAPRGETP
- a CDS encoding LysE family translocator, producing the protein MVSFDRLLAFAAMSLLLIVIPGPSVLFVVGRALSQGRRAALTTVIGNTLGAYVLVVAVALGVGSVVERSAVVFTALKLVGAAYLVHLGVKAVRRRRSLQAAFTGDGPTHGGLRTLWEGFAVGVANPKTTVFFAAVLPQFADRDQGHVTLQMLLLGLIFNAIALVSDSVWGLAAATARTWFARSPRRLALVGGVGGLSMIGLGVTVAATGRTD